taaaaagaatttcaaatcATTTCAGTTGTTGGGTGTTTAAGGAAAGCGTAACATACGCTAATAGAATAAATAATTCTAAAGCAAGAAAacgaaatttttacttaattaagttaaatttcgttagaattttatttaaataatttataataaaacaaaaagtgagtttaagttttgaaaatataaaagttttaaaaataaattaagaaatttttaaaaaggttaaatttagttaaaattatatttaaaaagaatatttaataagaatagTGTTATGTAATatataaggaaaaaaattgcaacGCCATTCTTTATTATTGacaataaaaaatgtcaaaatatcaAGTATTTGATCACAAGATCTTTTTTTGGTATTATGAAAAAAACGGCACGTTTaaggagaaaataaaaaaatacaaggaAAATCTGGCAaactcaataaattttataaaacttttcattaaattttcaaaaaaaaaagtaacagtttgattttcaattaaaatgaaaacaaaacaacaaaaatattgaataattgcATTTTagaaactaaaacattttgagTGTCGTAATTGTTTGATATTTAAATGCAACATAGTATTTGTAAAGTGTTAATGACCTTCAGTGAAAAATTACATTGAGATAAAAGTTACATCATTTTTGGCAAATTACAATATAACATAACCTAAAAGGAAAATTCAAAATCTATTGAATGCATTGTGTGCCTAATAGGCCTAAAAAAAGATCGATTGTGGtatattgtatattattataGAACTTGAACTTGATCTTTTAGCAGCATTTGATTAGaagagtttttaattaaattgtttaaattattgaaaacataaattgaTTATCAAGTATAAGGAAATATCTGATTCGATATTTCCcgattgataaatatttttctttttatttaatttttagctaGCCCAACAAGATGTTGTTCTCTTCTTTGATAGAGGCTGCCCAAAATTCTCCTTTCAAAAAACCTTTTACCACAGCCTGCTGTGAACCAGCTGTGGAAAATGTTAAACTAACACCACATCATGAAATCCAAGCTGCTGCAGCTGCCTCAGGAGGTATTTAGTTTTGTACGAAATTCttatgatttcaaaaaaaaaatgaaatttttcattattcctAGATTCCTGTGAATTTGGTTCCAATATGTATTTCGCTTTATGTGGTTTGGGTGGTATCATTTCCTGTGGTAGTACCCATACCATGGTTGTGCCTTTGGATTTAGTTAAGTGTCGTCTTCAAGTCGATCCAGCCAAATACAAGAGTGTTCTAAATGGTTTCCGTATTACCTTAAAGGAAGATGGTATAACAGGTTTGTCAAGAGGTTGGGCTCCCACCTTTATCGGCTATTCCATGCAAGGTCTATGCAAATTTGGTCTTTATGAAGTATTCAAAGTTATTTACTCAAATGCCATCGGTGAAGAGAATTCCTATCTATATAGAACCAGTTTATATTTGGCCGCCTCTGCTTCAGCTGAATTCTTTGCTGATATTGCTTTGGCTCCCATGGAGGCAGCTAAGGTTAAAATTCAAACTACACCCGGTTTTGCTAATACCTTAAGAGAAGCTTTACCTAAAATGTCGGCTCAAGAAGGTATTGGTGCTTTCTATAAGGGTTTGGTGCCTTTGTGGATGCGTCAAATTCCCTATACCATGATGAAGTTTGCTTGCTTTGAAAGAACTTTGGAATTGTTATACcagtaagtgtttttttttaaatcccttaattgttaaactttaactaatttgaaaataatttttaagatatgtTGTACCCAAACCACGTGCAGAATGCACCAAAGGTGAACAATTGTTAACCACCTTTGCTGCTGGTTATATTGCTGGTGTTTTCTGTGCCATTGTCTCACATCCAGCTGATACCGTTGTATCTAAATTGAATCAAGCCAAGGGTGCTTCGGCCTTTGATGTAGCCAAACAATTGGGTTGGTCTGGTAAGAACacacaattttcttattaaagttagagattttttaaatttccttttctaTTTAAAGGCTTGTGGGGTGGTTTAGTGCCCAGAATTGTTATGATTGGTACCTTGACTGCTGCCCAATGGTTTATCTATGATGCTGTTAAAGTATATTTGCGTATGCCCCGCCCACCACCACCAGAAATGCCTGAATCCTTGAAAAAGAAGTTGGGCCTT
The window above is part of the Lucilia cuprina isolate Lc7/37 chromosome 6, ASM2204524v1, whole genome shotgun sequence genome. Proteins encoded here:
- the LOC111686028 gene encoding phosphate carrier protein, mitochondrial, which encodes MLFSSLIEAAQNSPFKKPFTTACCEPAVENVKLTPHHEIQAAAAASGDSCEFGSNMYFALCGLGGIISCGSTHTMVVPLDLVKCRLQVDPAKYKSVLNGFRITLKEDGITGLSRGWAPTFIGYSMQGLCKFGLYEVFKVIYSNAIGEENSYLYRTSLYLAASASAEFFADIALAPMEAAKVKIQTTPGFANTLREALPKMSAQEGIGAFYKGLVPLWMRQIPYTMMKFACFERTLELLYQYVVPKPRAECTKGEQLLTTFAAGYIAGVFCAIVSHPADTVVSKLNQAKGASAFDVAKQLGWSGLWGGLVPRIVMIGTLTAAQWFIYDAVKVYLRMPRPPPPEMPESLKKKLGLTGDAK